The Branchiostoma floridae strain S238N-H82 chromosome 18, Bfl_VNyyK, whole genome shotgun sequence DNA window ATGTGACATCAAACAGAAAACTCTGGCTTACTAAGGGATGAAGAATCCCTCCAAGAAAGAAGTTCCATTTGGTATTTTTTGACCAAAGGAAGCCCCCAAATCCAGGTTTTCCTTTTATCTCCTAGCCATCTTTCAGGTTGTGTTATAGCTGTTTGGCAGGTTCATTTTTTTGCTAAAGGCAAGTAATGTTTTTGGATGACAGTCAGAGGTGCAAGGCTTTTATTTTAGAACTTTTGTTCCCCTCTAGACATTGTCAATGTGGCAATTCAAGAAATAATgataatgggaaaatatgtctTATGTTAGCTTTCAGTGTACTTACATTTGGTACACCAAAGAGGTAGCCATGAGTAAAGTTGTGGATGAGAAGTTTGTGCAGTAGTTCTAGAAGTGAAATTAGTTCAGTGGTTAtggaagtgacactagtgtggtagtcttgactacatgtatgattgacAATCCAATTTGGTAAGTGATGCTAGGCTACTACACAAGTGTCACTAATTTGTACGCTTCGTAAAAACAGGAACAAAAGACTATTTACCATCTTGTTGGCAATGACACAATTTAGCCGCCAACCATCCAGAAAGTAGTTTGCAATTATTATACACTATGTACAGCGACTTCTCACTTTGATATTTGTTATAGCCCtaatacagtcgcttctctgctgttctgtctgggatCCTTGACTACTTTAACATCTGGAAGCATCAAAATTTTGTATGGGGGCttattggtccctacacatgagcaaatGAAGGAATGAGTTCAAGCGCTCATTTAAACAGGCATTCCTGAAATGCCCTCCATTCGCTTGTTGTCCTTATTTCACTCAACTGACATTAACTGACATCATCACCAAaaagtttgaatgtacagttccccAAACGGGTAGCAAAACCTAACATACGAGTGAAATAtaacccggatggtacccaggctagaataCAGCaacaaaaaactacaaaacaTTTAGCAGTCTCCATTTTGCAGATGTATTTTTCATCTTTTGTTGTGCTCTTGCATAGATTTGGCATCTGCAGAtgatgtcacccataaaattgacttgctgtggcctaagacaTCACATTTTGCTGACAGAGATAGGATTCTAATGTTCCTGCCAAGATATCTCAGGAAGTCTGTCTATCTCCTCTTTAATCTTGTAGCCATTGAAGGCTGCGTTATGTATGATGGGTAGATCTAGAGAGGGGCAAGCAAAGCATGTCCTTTATCATGGCAAGTCCTGGAGGGTAAGATACCATTCGAGAGAGGATGGAACAGGGATGTTACCTGGGGAAAGGAAGGCCGGAAAGCTGGCTTTGAATAGAATATGAAATGTGTGTACATTATGCTGTCTAATGTATACTTGGATAACGTACATGGTACGTTCTACCATTTTGAAGAGATTCTTTTCTGCTAAAATGTGACAGAAATTTCTATCACTGCTAGTTTGTTATTTATAGAATTCTGCAGCATACACTATGTCAGAGTGTCAAAAGATGTTCAATGTCTTTTCATTGTTGTCTACAAATTGTTTTGGAAAATGCCTGTCTTGGATATAGTCTATAATTTTCTTTGTAGCAATGTAGCAAAGAACAGGTCAAAACAAATACTGtatcaagtacattttgtaccatctATACTTTTATTTCTGATCCAAGAAATTTAAACAACAAGTAGTGAGCTtacagatgtgcaaaggttaggtgtgacaggttgtttagTGTAgcgtaaccagctgctgctgctctgtgtacatgtacctgtaaggaTGGTAATACACTGAAAGGCGGTTACATCGGCTATACAGAATCTGGTGCAtggctgttataccggctatgtcgatacatacagatacaaattgGACACACTTTTCCTTGCCTTGGCCTACATCTGCCACAAGACAAGTTGACCAATACCAGACACAGGTGGCGGCAGCATGTGAAATGCCCTGGCAGTTGTCATTGATTAACTAGGACCTCCCTAACCCCAAAAGATCCCATGATTATTGCAATAGGTCTTCACTACTGGGGGTTCTCTAATGTGTTATTGGATTGACCCAATTATGGTTTTCGTTAGACCTTAGGCCTTAGGAAGTAAAGGATAATACCAATGAAAACTATTGAGCATTATTCATGTACCAAGCCAAGCGATTCACTGAGCTATGATTtatttgtcaataaagtaacagatacaatgtacacaagATTAAACAACGTCCTTGTTATTTCTTCCTTTAGAAAATCAATGGCTACAAAATCACAGGACAGGACCATACTTTTGCATATATGCTTCTTTGAATTCTTTTTATGCAAGTTTTAATATTAGAAACATAGCTGGTCagattgaaaatacatgtagtcataCCCCAAACTAGTAGGAAAACTGTCAACCTCTGTCTGTGATTAATATTGTCAACATGGAGTTTTTATGGGGACCTCTATCAACAACTGTTGGTACTGCAGGGTTTCCTATCAAATTAAATGACAAGAAGAAACTGCACTCAGTAATATCAACAAGACATTCGCCATGTTAAAAACATGAGAATTTTGCTATCAGTTTACAAAAGGGTTCTTCAAGGCAGGTCTAAAGCTATGCACAAATGTATTAGCACAATAAGATCTCTTCTTTGCCTCACTTCATGACTGTGATGATTGAAGGACATTGTCCACGTTTAGCACAGGCTTGCTGATGGCTCAGCCAACAAGGCTGATCTGTGGTATAGGCACACTCTGTTGCTGTGACAATAAGACACAGCTGACCACGATCTTTTATCTTTTTCTTACAATGTCCTTCTTTGTTTTCTCTCCTTACAGATGAATATCCACTCGTACCCAACCACAGTGTTCTACAACCAGAGTGTGCCTCACTTCCTGAGTGGGATGCACCAGGCAGATGAGCTGGTCGAGTTTGCACAGGTAATGTTGAAAACATCCTGCTCTTAGCCTCCTTAGCAGGCTCTACGAGTTTGGCTTTTTTCTGATGGCATACTCAATTGCAGTTGTGGTATTGCGTGGCGTAATTGGCAGCGCATTGGGCTCAGAAAAAAAGAGATCCCGAGTTTGAATCCTGCCGTGTATCAAAGTTATGCCcaaaggaaaggcactttgATCTAAAGTTGCTTGAAGACTAAGATTTGAGTCAGCATACTAAAGCTTGTAGACACACTTTAAAAAGGTACAAGAAATATCTTTTTTGATTAACCAAAAATTTAGAGCTGCTATCATCATTGCTACTTGTCAGCCCtcttcacaagaaaaaaaggaatctGCTACTCCTTGCCGCAGTAGACCAGCCGCAGTAGATATGAAAGATTAAAGGTTACATAAACTTTGAGATGCAAATATTAGATGGACATGCCACTACCCTCTAATTGGTCACACAATTGATTGCCATGGTTCAActactaattgtgatggacagtctgAATCGGGCAGTGTTATGGCAAGGCGAATGCGGTCCCAGACGTGACTGAGTTAAAGGTTGTAACCCACCCACCCCTCATCTCAGTTTAAATGAGTTACCAACTTGATTTAGCTTTACAAGGAAGTGAATATTGCAAATTAAGTTTAAACCATGTTCAATTCCTGACAGGATACACTGCGACCCCCTGTGATTATCCTGACCTCCGACAACTTTGTGCCGCTGATCGGAGACCGCGGAGATGACGACATGTGGCTGGTGGACTTCTATGCGCCATGGTGTGGGCCCTGTCAAGACCTTGCACCTGAGTGGAGAAAACTTGCTAAGGTAAAGCAATAAATAAGCTcatcagggtctaactcaggaGGCTGTGGTGAAATTTTCTTGGGACACGTTGGCCCTGGTGCCAAGGAGCTTTCTTGtggtgtaggccctggaaactgTCTGGCATCCAGGGTAGTTACCGTCAGATCCGTAAAATATAGGTCTGTAAATCATGTGCTTTACATAATTGTCTGGACAACTGCAACAAACTTTGTCcatttcctctcaaattgccaTTTGAAAGAACAGCTGAACTATTTTTAAGAGGCCTCTAGCCCAAACAACAATATTCTATAATACATACCAGACACAATTTACCACTGTGGCCACCCTAGAGGGATTAAACATACCACCGATGGCATACCCACATGTATTAATGAAATATAGCCTTGTAAGTAGGGAGTACCTTCAGCATAGTGTTGCTGCAAACTGAGGCACTGTCCTGGTAGATTCAAAATGGCCACTGTAACTGGAAATATGTCTATTCTTGAACACCTCACTTcatgttatttacatgtatgtgttgacTTTTAGTAACAAAGAGCTGTTCTTTGTTTTTTGTCAGACCATGCAGGGTATAGCCAACGTTGCCCAGGTGGACTGTGATAGATACCACAGTCTGTGTACCAGTCAGAACATCCACAGTTACCCTACCATCCGCCTCTACCCTCCTACCTACACAGGGACAAGCTACTTCAAGTAAGTACAACATAGACTGTGTTGGCTTCTCAGCTTTAAATTCATTGCTTGTCTATATTTTGTTGCTTAATGTCACACGTTTCCTACAAACcgaaaagggaagaaaatttGTTATGGTAGTCAATGATGTTGCTTGCTGATATTTGAATTGGCAATAATTTCTTGTACGTATTGTATCTTAGATAAATTTACAAGTCATGTAACAGTATATATTTAATTTGGGTGTTCAAGGTAacatactcaagcaactgtggATAAAATTGATATGCGGTCAGACGTTTAAGACAGCATCTGCTGTCTTTTACCAGGGACTGAGGATAGACAGCGGATGCTCTCTGAActatctgaccgtttccaaatttaTGATGAATAACTGTTACCTTGtatatcttactacctggatgacTACCCTTTATTCAAATTTGATATATATTTGGATATTGATAAAGCATAGCCACTGGACCTGTTTCCTGTCTTCATTTTAGACACTGTCATACTATATTTTGTCTCATGTTCCTTTTTTACCTCCCCAGAAAATACCCCAACCACTGGTGGAGGAACGTGGCATCGTTCCGTACATGGATCTTCCAGCACCTCCCCAGTAAGACCCCCGAGCTGAGCCATGCAGAGTTCCAGAAGAGAGTACTACAGGGCCAGGATGCCTGGGTGATTGACTTCTTCACACCATGGTGTAGTCACTGCCAGGTCTTCGCTCCAGAGTTCGAAAGAGCTGCTAGGGTCAGTCTGAATTCTTACCTCCAGTTTTACACTGTTTgagtgtgtctctgtctgtgtttccagatatttgtggtgaGTATAAATTTAGaccctctggatggattgttatgatattgATATGTGGATAGTAAACTTGCAGAGGTGGCatgtcacctgttttgtctcccctCCATTTTATATGGAAAGtgcaataaataaacaaataagtaTATTGCAGTAGAGCTTctggttttgtatcttttgtcctagaCATGGCATGGTCTTGAAAGCAGGTAGCTTTTAATGTAAGAAAAAAGTAGGctgttgctctggaactgcattttttaacgtttttttttttcaagaatttcATGGTCTTTAAAAAGAGTTTGAATCTGGAAGAAATGACAGTGGCCTTTTTTATTAAATTGGTGGGGTCTTAAGTGTTtgtatacaaaatgtttgaAGAATTAAGCCTTGTACCATACATTTTACAGTCTAATACTTCATCCTGTTGAATTTCTCATTACAGCTAGGTGATGGAGTTGCCCATTTTGGGAAGGTGAACTGTGACATGTACTCGGACCTGTGTCAGCAGGCTTGGGTCAGGGCCTACCCAACACTACGTTTCTACAAACCCAACAttgaaggaaaacaaaaagtAAGTTTTTAAAAGTCTAATCCTTTCAAATAGACTGATCCTGTAGCCCCACCCATTTCCATCAaaacttaaggccacaccaatttaatttcttggttcacggattttttcatgaaaaatatggagcaagagggcgaaataaaaataaaaattgtaaaatggttggggtaagggtaacggctaatccaaaacataaagaataaaaagttttcagcttgaaaaaagtacaaaaacactattattgtacagtaacagcacctgtacccacacgttaaggagcttataatataaaggccaatttgctacaccagaaagttggtgaatggtttcattttgggtgaaaatttgctgactggtaattttcattttttttttccaaaaaataggagcgagcgaatccgtgaaccaagaaattaaattggtgtggcctaatgatgcaaaaatacatagaaatgcagctaatatttgacagacatgcagccggtttctcattggtcaaactccTAATTAATACGCTATCATTGGTTGatctgctaattgtgatggacagtaaGTCTGTGTACTAAAATGAAGGAATAATTGTTTTATGAATAAGACACATTTCACCATAGCTTGCTTGGAATATCATTATAATGAAGTAAACTGAGAGAGCAAAAGTGATGATGTTGTCCAGTAAGTTTTCTAACAGTAACCACCACTGTTATATACTTGGGCTTAACATGTGCGTTTTACTTTACAACTTGCCATGTTTTGCCTTGCaataattttacattttgtctCTTCCAGAATATTTTTGGAGAATCTATAAATAGTCAGAGTGCAGAGTATATTGTGAACTATTTAAAACAGAAAGTTGGAAACCGCAGGTTACGGGTAAGTGAATGAAAGCCCATTTTTACATCTTTGCTTTTGATGATTGAATCGGTCCTCTAGGGTTATACACTGTCCATTAGTgtacaaaaaaattgtttcatatttgtttgtataatgtacatTGCCTTTTTGCAAAATAACATAGAAAGTCTACAATGTTATAACTCTAAAGATTTAGTTACCAAACCTCAAAATACCCAAAGTAACACTGGAGTAACCAGTTACTTGCAACCAGTTACCAGTTAATTGAAAATCAGTTCTTGGGTATCTTAAtgattgcctggatgtctaaacttcattgaCAAAAAACTCAACATGGTTTAAAATCTCTTTATTCTCTTTTGCTTTCTAGGATGAACTATAATGCAGGGTCCACGCCATTTAGAAGATTATCTTGCCTGAAAAATGCAGAGTCTATGATGTCATCGCAGAAATCATGATGTCACCACAGAAATCATGATGTCACCACTGAAGCTATGATGTCATCACTAAAGCTATGATGTCACCACTAAAGCTATGATGTCACCAAAGAATCCATGATGTCCCCACAGACTCCTTGAAATCATCACAGAACCTATGATGTCACCACAGACTCCATGATGTCATCACAGAATCCATGATGTCACCACAGAATCTATAATGTCACCACAGAATCTATGATGTCACCACAGAATCCATGATGTcatatttctttcttcaaaGCAATGATGTCAGTATGCCATAATCCAGATGCAATTATAGAATTATTAACAGATATTTCTTTCATCATTGTGTCAAGTGCCTTTAGATTTTCCTTTACTTAGTAGCTTTCTTAAGCAATAAAATTACATGCTGAAttctttcaaaatcattttaagGTAGCTAAAAGCTGGACATGAGGTTGTTTTAGAAATGTGCCATACAAAGTGCAAGAATTGCAGATTGTGTACTAGTTATAATGATTAGAGATATGACATTACTCTTGCAGTACTTGACAATATTGCTGTGAGCAGTCTAAGTACATTTTGGGTCCAAGCAGTTGTATCTATTTATTCAATGTTTTTCGAGCAATACAGTAATACAGGCTCAGGAGAAAATACTAtgcctatgtacatgtagcggTTTATAAATGCACAGTGATATAACAATTTCATTtctatatagtacatgtaatgtgataTCCCATAGTTGAACTGCTAAAGTTAGGCTTTTGGGATTATGTTGGGTACTAGAgttttcaaatacattgtacgtaAGACATAGTCCTATTTTAGTCATGCTGGAAATTTaaagattttatttgcaaattattATTGTTTTAAGTTATGAATATGGTGCCATGTACATGTTAAGGAAATGCAATACATTTTACCCACTGTGACCAAACATGCTTAAGAGACTTAGATGTAAGTTTGGTGGAGTATGATTGAATACAAGATGTTTGATATAGAAATCATATGTTTGatgatatattatatcatataacaCTG harbors:
- the LOC118405380 gene encoding dnaJ homolog subfamily C member 10-like, which translates into the protein MLLPEWRKASRSLDGTVSFGTVDCTIHNVLCNKMNIHSYPTTVFYNQSVPHFLSGMHQADELVEFAQDTLRPPVIILTSDNFVPLIGDRGDDDMWLVDFYAPWCGPCQDLAPEWRKLAKTMQGIANVAQVDCDRYHSLCTSQNIHSYPTIRLYPPTYTGTSYFKKYPNHWWRNVASFRTWIFQHLPSKTPELSHAEFQKRVLQGQDAWVIDFFTPWCSHCQVFAPEFERAARLGDGVAHFGKVNCDMYSDLCQQAWVRAYPTLRFYKPNIEGKQKNIFGESINSQSAEYIVNYLKQKVGNRRLRDEL